One Candidatus Thermoplasmatota archaeon genomic window, TTCTGTGGTGCCCAGGAACGAACAGAGCGCACCGAAGAACCCAATGGTGATCCCAACGTAGGCGGTCATGGCAGCTGCAATGTTGTTCATGTGCAGGCCCGGGACCAAACCCGAGGAGAAGCCGATGACCGTTCCTAAGGCGGACGCTGACAAAGCGGAGACGAGGAGACCTAGACCCGACACGGAAGGCAGATGATGCGACTCGTCGATTCACGCGCGCACTGCAGTAATAGTACACTATTCGAGAGCTCATGGCGTCCTTTTAGGATTCAATCGACTGATGCATCATATTTGTGATGCCCCTAATCAACAATGGAATCCTACAACACAACGACCTTGTTGTTCACGACTTCGACCTTGACCAAGGTCTTGATCGGCATGGATATCTTCCTCTCGATCTCGGGCTTCTTGTCGGTCTTCTCGATCACGACGAGGATGTCGACTATCTTGACCTGCATGGTCTTCAGCGCCTCGATGAGCGCCCAGAGGGTGCCTCCAGTGCTGACGACGTCATCGACGACTGTGACCCTATCGCCAGCTTTGAGACCGTTTATCCAGAGGGGGTTCTTCGAATAGCCGGTCACCTGCGAGAGGCTGACCTCGCCCGGAAGACCATACATCTTCTTCCTCACGATGTTGAATGGCTTCCCTGTCTTCAGCGACAGTGCGGTTGCGAGCGGAATCCCAAGGGCCTCGATCGTCACTATCATGTCGCAATCGAAATTGCCTATCTCAACCATGGCAGCTGAGATCTCATTTAGAATCGCTGGATCGATCGACGGTATGCCGTCGGTTATTGGGTGTACCATGTAGTCGTATTCGCCGCGTCTTACAATCACTGAATGTTCAAGTGACGCCTTCAAC contains:
- a CDS encoding adenine phosphoribosyltransferase, which encodes MALEALKASLEHSVIVRRGEYDYMVHPITDGIPSIDPAILNEISAAMVEIGNFDCDMIVTIEALGIPLATALSLKTGKPFNIVRKKMYGLPGEVSLSQVTGYSKNPLWINGLKAGDRVTVVDDVVSTGGTLWALIEALKTMQVKIVDILVVIEKTDKKPEIERKISMPIKTLVKVEVVNNKVVVL